The DNA segment CATCGGATAAGGCGATGATCATGAAACCGGACGCTGAGTTACCGGACGGATTTGATCCTACCGGTCGACCTTGGTACACGGACGCAGTCTCAAAAGGTGATTTTGCCTGGACTGATCCTTACGAAGACGCCTCAACCGGAGAATGGGTTGTGACCGCAGCAATTCCTGTTATGAAAAACGGTAGGGTGACCGGGGTATTCGGAATCGACCTTTCACTTGTGGGACTTGCAGAAGAACTTGGACAAATTCAAATCGCCACATATGGTTACCCGGTACTTGTAACAAATAATGGTATTACGATGACTCATCCAAATAAGGAACTGATCGGTGTAGAAATGCCGGTTAAAGAACTTTTAGATGCGGTTGTGACTGGAGATACCACTGCTAAAAAATATAAGTATGGAGGGAAAAACAAATATGGTATCTTCACCAGACTGAACAATGTCGAGTGGACAGTGCTTGCAGCTCTTGATCGTAGTGAAGTGACAGACGATACCAATAAATTCCTAATGACCATGGTATTTGTGGGTTTTGTCACGATAGCAATCGCCTTTGTCGTCTCCTTCCTTTTCTCAAGATCCATATCCAACAATATCAAAGTCTTGATGGAAGGTCTTAGAAGAATCAAGGATGGCGATCTGACAACAAGAATTCGAGTGAAGACAAGAGACGAAATCGGTCTTGTTGAAAAAGACTTGAACGAAACGGTTGAAAAATTAAGTGAGATGATGCACCAGATTCAAAGCATATCCGTGGATATGACCGAATCCTCGCAAAGTCTTGCTGCCACTGCTGAAGAAACATCAGCATCGGCGGACGAAGTCGCCAAAACAGTTGAAGATATCGCTAAGGGAGCTTCCAACCAGGCACAAGATGCTGAAGGCGGAGTAATTATTGCAAAATCCCTATCTGACAAGTTCAACGAGTTAAGTGAGAAATCGCATTCGATGATCAGCACGGCAAAAGATGTGATGGAAGCCAATGTTGAAGGTGTAAAAGCGATTGTGCTGTTGAAGGAAAAAACCGAAAAGAACGATGAAGCCAACAACAGGATAGAGCAGGTTATCAGAGAACTAGATAACAAGGCCCAATCCATTGAAGCGATACTTAACAGTATCAGCGCCATTGCGGTACAAACCAATCTGCTTGCACTCAATGCGAGCATCGAAGCCGCTAGGGCTGGCGAGCATGGTAGAGG comes from the Fusibacter sp. A1 genome and includes:
- a CDS encoding methyl-accepting chemotaxis protein — its product is MSEKKMNKEKAKKTSKKALSGKADFSIRFKMNLAFLGVITLTLIILGGSVFVNVFGSMEDKLLVTSSQAIHETGRYIDEYMKNFEEKVKLAAKSDAILNGSSKTQNDVYPVLERLLENNNAIMFAYLGTSDKAMIMKPDAELPDGFDPTGRPWYTDAVSKGDFAWTDPYEDASTGEWVVTAAIPVMKNGRVTGVFGIDLSLVGLAEELGQIQIATYGYPVLVTNNGITMTHPNKELIGVEMPVKELLDAVVTGDTTAKKYKYGGKNKYGIFTRLNNVEWTVLAALDRSEVTDDTNKFLMTMVFVGFVTIAIAFVVSFLFSRSISNNIKVLMEGLRRIKDGDLTTRIRVKTRDEIGLVEKDLNETVEKLSEMMHQIQSISVDMTESSQSLAATAEETSASADEVAKTVEDIAKGASNQAQDAEGGVIIAKSLSDKFNELSEKSHSMISTAKDVMEANVEGVKAIVLLKEKTEKNDEANNRIEQVIRELDNKAQSIEAILNSISAIAVQTNLLALNASIEAARAGEHGRGFAVVAEEIRQLAEQSSKAAEEVREIVTNIQSDSTKTVTSMQDMKTISIEQSQAVVEVNKQFSLITESIDAISREINAISNYVDVLDDDKEAIVSAIENISAVSEETAAAAEEVNASMEQQTVAVEEVAKAAERMNEISVILNDEVSKFKVD